In the Zonotrichia albicollis isolate bZonAlb1 chromosome W, bZonAlb1.hap1, whole genome shotgun sequence genome, one interval contains:
- the LOC141726804 gene encoding olfactory receptor 14J1-like, with amino-acid sequence MPNSSSIRHFLLLALADTRQLQLLHFCLLLGISLAALLGNGLIISAIACGHHLHTPMFFFLLNLALSNLGSICTIVPKAMHNSLWDTRNISYTGCAAQLFFFLFFIAAEFSLLTIMSYDRYVSICKPLHYRTLLGSRACAHMAAAAWASAFLYSLLHTANTFSLPLCHGNVLGQFFCEIPQILKLTCSHSNLKEFGLIVFSISLAFGCFVFIVFSYVQIFRAVLRIPSEQGRHKAFSTCLPHLAVVSLCVSTGIFTYLKPRSMSSPSLDLSVSVLYSVVPASLNPLIYSLRNQELKAAVRRLMTGGFQKH; translated from the coding sequence atgcccaacagcagctccatcaggcacttcctcctgctggcattggcagacacgcggcagctgcagctcctgcacttctgcctcttgctgggcatctccctggctgccctgctgggcaacggcctcatcatcagcgccatagCCTGTGGCCACCACCtccacacgcccatgttcttcttcctgctcaacctggccctcagcaacctgggctccatctgcaccattgtccccaaagccatgcacaattccctctgggacaccaggaacatctcctacactggatgtgctgctcagctctttttctttctcttctttattgcagcagagttttccctcctgaccatcatgtctTATGatcgctacgtgtccatctgcaaacccctgcactacaggaccctcctgggcagcagagcttgtgcccacatggcagcagctgcctgggccagtgcctttctctattcgctgctgcacacagccaatacattttccctgcccctgtgccatggcaatgtcctgggccagttcttctgtgaaatcccacagatcctcaagctcacCTGTTCACACTCAAATCTTAAGGAATTTGGGCTAATTGTGTTTTCCATCTCTTTAgcatttggctgttttgtgttcattgttttctcctatgtgcagatcttcagggctgtgctgaggatcccctctgagcagggacggcacaaagccttttccacctgcctccctcacctggctgtggtctctctGTGTGTCAGTACTGGCATATTTACCTACCTGAAGCCCcgctccatgtcctccccatccctagATCTGTCAGTTTCAGTTCTATACTCGGTGGTGCCAGcatccctgaaccccctcatctacagcctgaggaaccaggagctcaaggctgcagtgagaagactgatgactggagggtttcagaaacattaa